The Myxococcales bacterium genome includes the window CGTATAACGGCGCCCTCACCGTGCGCGATGCCGACGACAACGTGATCCATGCGGATTTACCAATTGTCGATACGCAACCGCTCGTGTCGCTGCCAGCGGCGTTGGCGCCCAATACGGAGTATCATGTATCGGTCTCGCCCCCCATCGAGCAAGTCGAATGCGCCACGTACACCTATTCATTCACCACGGGATTTGGTCCCGATGACGTGCCGCTGCCGCCGGTGATATCCGAGTTCAACACGGAGTTTGTCTCTTCCGAAGAGGCCGGGCCGTGCCCGCCAGTGGGCAACCACGTGATCGTTTCGCTTGAGCTTGCGCCTCGCGCCACCACTGACACCGTGGCGCATCGCGTGTATGTGCCCGAGAACGAACTGCATTTCGCGTTCATGCGCGAATTCGTGTTGCCGGAAATGCCTTCGTTTGCCGTGCCCGGCACGGAATTTAATGAACCCTATGACGTGGTCGCGGTGTCGGCCAGTGGCGCCGAGAGCGGCACCGCGCCGATTGTACCCGATCCGCCACCGAGTGACGGCGAGCAACCGAAAGGCTATTTTGGATGCGCCGTGCAAGGTGGGTTGGCGCATGGAGGCGGTGGTGGTGGCGGCACGTTGGCGGTGATGGCGGCGGTTGGCGCGTGGGTGGGTTTGCGTCGGCGACGCGCCTAACGCACGCGCGCAGGCTGTCGCTGGTGCAACGAAATGACTAATGCCGCAGCACGACCAGGCGCGCCGCGCCGCCGGGGCCGGCGTGGTCGCGGCCGATGAAGAGGCCGTCGCGATAGGCGAGCGGTTGCAGGCCGGCGATGTAGTCGTACGGCGCGAAGCGATCGTGGAGGTTGCGCACGAACATGCAGGTGCGGGGGCCGCCGGCGTCGGCACAGTCGACCAGCAACATATCTTTGGTGATGGCTATGGCCTTGGCGCGGGTGCGGAAGTGCAGCAGCTGGGCAATTTGCTGGCGCTTAGCGTCGAGCACGAGCACGTCGTAGGCACGACTCTGCTTGTCGGCGTACGTGAAGGCCAGGCCGTCGTTTGAACTCGCGCCGCTAATCAACGTGGTGGTCGCGTCGCCGATGGGCCATTGAAACTGGTAGAACCACATCGCATCGGGTGAGTCGGCGGCGCTTTGCAGCTCGAGCCTAGTGAAGAATTGGAGCCCGTCGGGTGCGCGGGCCGACTGGCGGACGCGGATGGTGATGCCGGCGTTGTCCATGGTCAAGACCTCGCTTTGCCCCGAGGCCAAGAGCGGCGCCGCGAGCGCAAGCGCTTGCACGTAGATGTAGGCGCCGGCTTCGTCGCGTTCAAAGATATAGCCGCGGTGTTTCGACGCCGACCACCACAGCAGATAGTCGGAGGTTACGTGGAGCGACGTTGGTGGCGCGGGATCGCTAGGGTTGGGGTCGGTGATGACGTCGGTGATTTGCCAGGCGTAGGTGGCCTTGCCAACCGTGCTGGTCGGCGTCGCAGCGGCGATCGATTCGCTATGACGCACCACCGCGACCTCGCCGGGACGAACCAGCACAAGGTATTCGTTGGCGTAGCGATGGTATGCGGCAGTGGGCGACTTGACGGTGATCGGCGAGATGGTCGTGCGGTGCTGCCCGCCATTGGGTGCAACGAGCGCAACGAGCTGCAACCCGGCGGCGTCGGCCGTCAGCAGCGAATTGCGGCCCAGCGCGAGCAAGGTGCTGTCGGGCAGGGTTTGCACCACGGAAAAGCCAAGGCGTGTCGGCGCGCAGACGAAATCGTCGTCGCGTAGCAGCGAGCTCTTGTCGCCTGGCGCGGCAGACGAGGCTGCAATTGACGATGATGCCGACGGCGGCAAGACCTGCGCCGATTCATTGAGCGCGGGCAAGAGCAAGCTGCGCTCGTAGCGCAGCGCGAACTTGGTGGGGCGGCGCGGTACGCAGGTCACGCCGTCGGGCGTCGTGCCGTCGCGAAAGGTTCCCAGGTCGACGGGCCCTTGATTGTCTAACCTGCCAATCAGGCGCTTCAATGGATCCATTCGTTCGAGCGGGGGGTGGTGGCGACGCAGGCGCGGCGGACGGTGCGGCGGAGGCAAGGGCTGACGCTGCGCCGCCGCCACCCCCACTGCGACAGCCGCCGAGCAGGCCGAACAAGCCGAGCCAAACCGCGAGCGCCAAGGCGAGCCATCCCAACCGGGGCGTTGCGAGCGGCGAGTTTGCTTGATTCATGTAGGGTGAGGTCCGATCTCTGAAACCGAGGTTGAGGCGAAGCGTTTGCGCGCGCCGGGGAGGTGCATTCGACGTGAGATCATCAGCGCCGTGAGAAGGCGTTTACCAAGCAAGCGCTTAATGCCGCAGCACGACTAGGCGCGCGGCGCCGCCGGGGCCGGCGTGGTCGCGGCCGATGAGGACGCGGGCGCGATAGGCCAGCGGCTGAACGCCGACGATGTTGGAATAGGGCTCGAAGCGATCGTGGACGTTGCGCACGAGCATGCAGGTGTAAGGGCCTTCGATGGCGTCGGTGCAGTCGAGCATGAGCACGTCCTTGGTGATGGCAATGGGGGTAACCTCGTCGTCGCGATACTCGAGGCGTTGCACCAGCGTGCGTGCCTCGCTGTCATAGATCGTAACGAATTGGCCGCGACTGCCTGGGATAGTCATAGAAATGGCCACGCCGGCGTTTGAGCCGGTGCCGCCGACGAACTCGCTGTCTGCGTCGCCCAGCGCCGACTTGGATTCGTAGTACCACTTTGGGTCGCGTTCGGCATGCGCGGTCGAGTTGGCGTTGTATTTGCCAAAGAGATGCAGGCTTTCCGGGGCGCGCGCCGATTGGCGGACCAAGATCGCAATGGTGAGCGAGTTCATCGCGACGACGCGGCTGTAGCCGGTGGCGAGCAGCGGCGTGGAGAGGCCGAGCTGCTGCACGTAAATGTAGTCACCCGTGTTTTGGCGCTCAAACACGTAGCCGCGGTGTTTGCTGGCCGACCACCACAGCACGTGATTGCCGGCGACGTGCAGCGAGCTGAGCGGCGACGGATCGCGCGGGTTTGGATCGGCGATGACGCTGGTGACCACCCACGCATTGGTGGCGATGGGGTTACCTGATCCGCTTGACGGCGCCGCGGTGGTCGCGCGTTGCGCGATGACGGCGACGTGGCCGGGGCGAGTCAGCGCGAGGTATTCGTCGTCGCGATCGTTGTAGGCGGCGATGGGCTCTTTGGCCGACACCGGCGCGACGGTGGCACCCAATAGCCAACCCTTGGTGGAGTCGTAGGTCGCGGCGACCAAGCCCGAGGCGTTGGTCATGAGCAGCGAGCCGGCGCCGAGCGCGAGTAATTGCCCGTCGGGCAGCGCCTGCTCCATGGTGAACCACATGCGCTTTTTTTCGCAGACGAACTCGTCGTCGAGCTTGAGCGAGCTTGCATCGGCGGCGCCGGGCGCCAAGAGGCGTTTTTCATAGGTGAGCTCATACTTGGTGGGGCGACGCGGGACGCAAACCTCGTCCGCATCGGCGTCGCCATAGCGAAAGGTTTCCATGTCGGCCGGTTCGGAGTTTTGGTAGCCACCGGCGGTGCGGGTGATTTCCGCGTCGGCCTCGACGGTGTCGGCGGCGCCGGTTGCGCTTGAGAGGGCGGTTTCGAAGTTCAGGTTGTTGCGAAGCGAGCCAATGGCGAGGTCGGTGCCGCTCAGTGAGGCGGTGGCATCGACGCCGCGGCCGGCGCCGTGGCGACATCCTGCGACTAGGCTGAGCGAGATGACAAGGGCGAGGGCGAGCAGCGCGGCTATAACGACGTTTGGTTTAGGGTGCATGAATTCAGTATCAGATCCGACCTCTGACAGCGAATTTGGCCGGTATTGGCGCCTATGGCGGCGTTTAGTGTCTGTCGGCTGGCGCGACGCTAGCGGTGTCGTGGCGGTGGGCTAGCCGAAAATTTTGCGGTGCGTGCGGGCGGCGCTCGATGACAGAGGCCCGCCGCATGCTGGGAGAACGGCGGAAATTGCCGGATGGAGCAAGGCTTAATGGCGCGAACTTCGATTTCATTGGTGGCAGCATATGCTGTGCTCGGCGTGGCACCTGGCGCGGCGCGTGCCGACGTGAAGGCGGCGTATAGGCGGCTGGCCAAGGAGCGGCATCCCGATCGGTTCGCGGCGCAGGCGCGTCGGCAAACGGCGGCGCAGGTGGCGGCGATCAATGCGCGCTTTCGCGAGGTGCAGACGGCGTATGAGGTGATCGAGGCGGCGGGGTTTCCGGCGGCGGCGGCGCGCGCGGCGGCGTCGGCATCCGCGAAATCATCGACGTCGGCGCGAACGTCGGCAAAAACGAGCGCGTCGGCGTCGGAGGACGACCGCGCCTGGGAGCAATACGTTCAAAGCCGCGCGGCACAATGGCGGCGCGAGGCGGACGAGTTGCGTCGGCAGGAGGCGCGCGAGGCCAAGGCGGCGAGGGACGCGGACGAATTCATTGCGGCCGAGGCAGCGCGCATTGCCAGCGAAGCCGCGCTGGCGCGTGCACGCGCCGAGGCGCAGTGGCGAGCCGCGCAGACGCGTGAGGTCGCGGAGCGCGAGGCCGATCGCGAATTTTGGTTGTTCGTGCTGATCGCCTTGTTGATTTCGCTGTTTACCGAGTGAGCGCCGCCAGCGGCATATCGCTTCGCAAGCACCATCCAACGAAAGGAAACACAATGAATTTAGCGCAGGCCTATCGCATCTTGCAGCTCCGCTACGGCAGCCAGCGGCCCGACGTGGTAACCGCGTTTCGTCGGCTCGCGCTGGCGATGCATCCCGATCACGCCACGCTGGCCGGCGTGACGCCCGCCGACGCCAACGCCGCGTTTATCGAGTTGCGGCGCGCCTACGAGATGATCGCCGCGGCGGGATTTCCGCTAGCCAAGGCGCCGCCGCCACCTGTGGCAGCGATAACTGCGAAGCCCACGCTGCAACCAACCACGCCCAACGTGTCGACGTGGACCGACGCCAACGAGCGCCTGCGCCGCCAAGACGCCGAAGAGCGCGCCGCCGCCGCCCGGGCGCAGGCCGCCGCGCGCGCCGGTGCCGCCGCCAACACCAACGAAGACTCCGAGCGCTGCGTTTTTGTGTGGCTGGACATCAGCACCTCGCCGTAGGTGGGCGGACGGCGCCCTGCGTCCGCTAGGCTTGGCGACACGTGGCCCCAGCGGCAAGGGGGGAAGCCGGAGGGAACGAGATGGCGCGGGGGCAAGTGCGCGAATTGGGGTGGGCGGCAGTCGGCACGAAGGTTGCTTATTGGAATAAGTATGACTAATTTACATTTTCACCGTCGTCTCGCTGCCGCTGTTGTTGTGACTGTCTTTGCCGCCGGGGTGGCGGCGCCGGTGCATAGCGCGGAGGCGAACCGGCGCAGCAGTATTGCGAGCGCGGGGCAAGTGCAAAAGGCGCGAGTGGCGGCGGGCACTCGAACTAAGCGCAGCGGTCTGACAAAATTGAGCGATAGCAAGGCGACGACGTCGCAAGCGCCGGCCAAGGTGGCAGCGAAGGCGAACGTGCAGGCGAAAGCGAAGGCTAAGGCGACGAAGCGCGTGACCGCCAAGCAATTCGCGGGGCGCATCTTGACCACCGCGTTTGCGAGCTTTTTAACGGTGAGCCTCGTCGGCCTGACGGCCAAGATGGGCGGCATCGCCGAGGGGATTTTTAATTTGGCGCTGGAGTCATCCCAGCCGGCGGCGTTGGTGGCGCTTAGCGCCGGCTTTGCCGTGCTGGCGGTAATGGTCGGCCAGATCACCTGGTACCTTGGTGATTCAACCGTCGGTTTGGCGAAGGATTTATTCGCGTCGCGTATTGGGTCGGATAAGGCCGATGACGCTCCAGGCGACAGCGATGCGTCCGCGCCTGCGATTCCGTAGCGTGGGCGCGGCTTGAACGCAGGCGGCGTTGTTGGGTTAGCGCTCGTCGGCGCCGATATTGTTTTGGAGCACGGTTGTATCTGACGACGAGCATTTGTTTGGCGCGAAATCAGCACCGCGCCGAAGACGTGGCGTGTGCTAAGGGACGGTGCAATCTACCGACTCGGTTCCGGTGCCGCCAAATGTGGCTGAGCCGGGCGAGGTCTCAATGGAGTAAAGGTGAGACGAAATAGCTAGGCACCCGTCCGCCGAGGTAAACGTGAAAACGTACGTTGCCGCATCGTACTGATACGTCCCTTCAACCGAGCCGCCGTTGCCATTGGTTAGCCAGACGGTATTGGCGTGGTCGCGGCCAATCCAAAAATTGCCAGATTGGGTTTGGCAGTAATGCGGATAGTCCATCGTCATTGAAACATACGGCCCGGCCGGAAGCTCGGCGAGATTGGCATAGCAATCCGCGGGATCAATCTCAGGATCTTGTGGTTCCTGCGGCGCTGGGCCTGGCGTTGGAATCGGCAGGTTTTCCTCGAGCAAGCAGGAGGTGAGTGGGCTTAGGGCGATCAGCAAAAGTATGTGCTTCATATGGCTAAACGCTAGGCATGTGCACATCGCCCCGCAATGCGCGAACAGCGTTCACGATTGATTTTAAGGAGTTTTAAGTCAACCCGAAAATGTTATGCGGATAATGAATGCTTAATGCATCGTTAGCTGATTGGACTTAGACTTGGACCCTTCGATGGAGATCAGGCACTTCCCACAACAACTGGTCGATATCGTCGGTCGCGAGCCAGATCTCGAAGCGATCAAGCGGCATCTCACCACTGATAAACGCCTTGTCGCGATTGTCGGGCCTGGAGGCATGGGCAAGACGCGGCTGCTCGTCGAAACCGCAGAACGCCTGCAAACACTCTATTCCGACCACGGCGGACGCGGTTGCATTTATTTGGATGCCACGTTTTGCAACAACGTCGATGAGCTGTGCCAGGCGGTATGTATGGGGCTTGGCGAACGAGGTCAGCTGGCGGCGCCGGGCATCTCCCCGGCCGCCGCGTCGACGGCGATCATGCGTGGACTTGGCCGAGCCGTAGTTTGCATCGACAATGTTGAACAATTGCTGCCGGCCCTAAACCTGCAACTCGTCGAATGGCTCGCCAGTTCGCACGTTTCAATTCTGCTTACGTCGCGCATCTCGCTTGACGTCCCGGGTCACGTTGAGCATCAGCTCGGGCCGTTGCCGACGCCGGCGACAACGTCGCTTGAGGCGATCAAGGCAAGCCCCGCATGGCAGCTTTTTATTCAGCGCGCGCGTGAGGCTCGTGCCGCGGCGCCGGGCAACCCACTTGCGCTGCCTTGCGATGAAGACGCGCTGCTTTCAGGTAAAATTGTTCAACTGCTCGAAGGCGTGCCGCTTGCGCTCGAGCTGGCGGCAAGCTCGGCACGGTTTTGTTCGTTCCGCGACATGTTGGAACGCGCGCAGCGACCGCTCGACGGTTTCGGCAAGACAGGGCCTGACAAGCATAGTTCGCTGCGGCGGGCGCTCGCCGACACCCTAAAGCTGGTGCCATCAACCGCCATGCATGCTTTCCCCTTGCTGGCGGCCTTCCACGGCCCCTTTTCGCGAGACGACTGGCGGCAGCTACATCGCGAGGTCTTGCCGCAACAGGCAAGCGACCTTAGCTCGGCAGAGGTGCGAGCGGACGAAAGCCTAGATCACCTTTGCAGCTATGGCTTGGTTCAGTTTACCGGAGCCTACTATCAAATTTATGAGTCTGTTCGCGAGCGCGCGGGCGAAGATCATCCGCCAGATGCGTTGTGGCGCCTGCGGCTGCGTCATGCGGAAATCTATGCCATGCGCGCCTGGCAAGGTGTTAAGGCCATGGCATTCTCCAACGATTTGGCGTTGATGATGCCGAATGCGCGGTACGCGCTTGAGACAACGCTGCAAGCGGCCAAACAAACCGGGTGTATTTTTAGACTTGGGAACGAGCAGCGGCCTGCCGAAGACTTAGCGGCCGCGCTCGCCTTGTGGATGGAGTGCTTCTTCGTTGAGCAAGGCGACCATCGGAGCCGCCTTGAGCTCCTGACGCGGATTCCTGAGTGTCCAGATCGGCGCTTGCAGGCGCTCGTTTTGTGCCAGCGGGGCGCCGCCTATCGAGAGCTCGGTAGCTTTGAGGAAGCGAAGCAACATTGGCATGCATGCCTGGCGCTGCTGGCTGACCACGAGGATGCGGCGCAACTCCAGGTTGTCGCCGCGCTCGTTGGTTGCCGCCAAGCCGAAGTGATCGAGGTCGAGGGAGATTTGCCTGGAGCGCTAGCCTTGATCGATGGCGCGCTCGTGCAGGCAACGCAGGGCCAGCCGGGGCCATTGGTATCGGCGGCCTACCGCGACAATGTGCAGGCAGAGGTTTTGTTGCGAAAAGCGCACATCTTGCGCCGACTTGGCGAGGTTGGGGGCGCGCTGGGCGATGCCTTGCGCGCCCACTCGCTGTTTCAGACGCAGCAAAATCGGCTGGGCTTGGCGGCGGTCGCGTATGAGCTCGGCGTGATCCGAATTATTCAAAAGGAGTGGGCGCTCGCGACGCAGTGCTTGGAGCTGGCGCGCAGCACGAGCGTTTCAAAGATGATGAAGGCGGCCGCGACGCTCGCCTTAGGCATCGCAACCCAGGCACGCGGCGATGTGCCTGGCGCCATCGAAAAGCAGGCCGAGGCTGCGCGAATTTTTCGCGAGATCGGGCACCCGCACCGCGAAGGCTCGGCGCTGTATTCGTTGGCGAGCGCCTATCTCGAGCAAGGCGACCCATCGCAAGGGCTGTCGCTCAGTTTTCGCGCCTTGTCGCTCATCGCGGCGGTGGGTGCCAAGCGGTATTTGGCGCTCATTCACGCGCTCCAAACCATGGCCATGCTGTCGCTCGGCAATGTCGAGGAGGCATCGCGCTGCCTCGAATTGGCCGAGGCGGAGGCCGCGAGCGCCGCCGAAGCGAATGTGACTTTCGCGGTGTACTGCGCGCGCTGCGCGGTCCAAGGCACCCCGGTGTTGCAGGAGCTGGTGGAAGGTGACGATGCCGAGCTGTTTTATCGCCTTTATCAACGGTGCGCCGCTCGGCAGGCTGGTGCGGCTTCGGTCGCGCAATGGGATCCGGCTGGACTTTTGACGTACGGAGAAAATGTTATCGACGTGCGCCGACGAAACACGTTGAAGAAAATACTTGGTGCGTTAGTTGAGGAGCGCCTTGAGCGCCCGGGGACGCCACTTACGTTTGACGCCTTAACGCATGCGGCGTGGCACGATAATTTGTCGTTTGAGTCGGCTTCTAATCGGTTGCACGTCGCGCTATCGACGTTACGTTCCTTGGGGCTGCGCGATTTGCTGCAAACGGTGGAAGGTGGGTATCAAGTGAACCCGGCCATCGCCATTGTGGTTCGGCAACGTGAGTAGCTGCGCGTTCGGCTAGCGTTCGTCGGCGCCGATGTCGGGCGCGGTGGTGGAGCGCGTGTCGCCGTCGATGTCGGTGGTGATGGCGGCGATGGGGGTGCCTTGCGATGGCAGGTCGGCGGTGAGGTGGAGGTCGAACCTGGCGCTGCTGGCGGCGTTGACGAACGGGAAGACGGAGACGACGACGGGGTTGGTGCCGAGCGAATCGTCACTGGCGGTGTTGCTCGCTGTGCATTGGCTAGCGAGAGACAATTGGCCAAATGTTGAGTCGTTAAGAGCAATGATGTTGTTGGATAGCACTGTTGCTTGGTTAATCGTGCAAACAACACCGCCTGCCCCGAGATTCGATTCGTTGCTGACTACAGAGTTGTGGGAAAAAATCGAACTGGTAGGAGATCCGGCGACGG containing:
- a CDS encoding J domain-containing protein, with the protein product MNLAQAYRILQLRYGSQRPDVVTAFRRLALAMHPDHATLAGVTPADANAAFIELRRAYEMIAAAGFPLAKAPPPPVAAITAKPTLQPTTPNVSTWTDANERLRRQDAEERAAAARAQAAARAGAAANTNEDSERCVFVWLDISTSP
- a CDS encoding J domain-containing protein, with protein sequence MARTSISLVAAYAVLGVAPGAARADVKAAYRRLAKERHPDRFAAQARRQTAAQVAAINARFREVQTAYEVIEAAGFPAAAARAAASASAKSSTSARTSAKTSASASEDDRAWEQYVQSRAAQWRREADELRRQEAREAKAARDADEFIAAEAARIASEAALARARAEAQWRAAQTREVAEREADREFWLFVLIALLISLFTE